One segment of Macrotis lagotis isolate mMagLag1 chromosome 1, bilby.v1.9.chrom.fasta, whole genome shotgun sequence DNA contains the following:
- the DIO3 gene encoding thyroxine 5-deiodinase has protein sequence MSSPDPSQLGERGGGAQGGRGRSCPAAPRLAGRLHSLLVHTLGLLTQVAACCFLGPRFLATALTLWLLDFLCIRKKVLMRRRRQGEAEEPRKAGGGGGGGRGGGEEEEEGAAVILFPGLPPDDPPIWVSDSNRLCTIESLKAVWHGQKMDFFKTAHKGSLAPNPEVIQLDGLKRLRILDFAQGSRPLVLNFGSCTUPPFTARLRAFQHLASTFLDIADFLLVYIEEAHPSDGWASSDAAYDIPKHQCLQDRLRAARLLQEGAPGCLLAVDTMDNASSAAYGAYSERLYIIQEARVMYQGGRGPEGYKISELRHWLDQYKDRLQSPQASVVLPV, from the coding sequence ATGAGCAGCCCGGACCCAAGTCAGCTGGGGGAGCGAGGGGGTGGGGCCCAGGGCGGCCGCGGCCGCAGCTGCCCAGCTGCGCCGCGGCTAGCCGGCAGGCTCCACTCCCTCCTGGTTCACACCTTGGGCTTGCTCACCCAGGTGGCCGCCTGCTGTTTCCTGGGCCCGCGCTTCCTGGCCACGGCGCTGACGCTGTGGCTACTGGACTTTCTGTGCATCCGCAAGAAGGTGCTGATGAGACGCCGGCGCCAAGGCGAAGCCGAGGAGCCCCGCAaggcgggcgggggcgggggcgggggccggggtggaggagaggaggaggaggaaggggcagCTGTTATCTTATTCCCGGGGCTCCCGCCTGACGACCCGCCAATCTGGGTCTCTGACTCCAATCGGCTCTGCACTATAGAGTCGCTGAAGGCTGTCTGGCACGGGCAAAAGATGGACTTCTTCAAGACTGCCCACAAGGGTTCCCTAGCCCCCAATCCCGAGGTCATTCAGCTAGATGGACTGAAAAGACTGCGCATCCTAGACTTCGCGCAGGGCAGCCGACCACTGGTCCTCAACTTCGGCAGCTGCACCTGACCCCCGTTCACGGCGCGGCTGCGCGCCTTCCAGCATCTCGCCTCCACCTTCCTAGACATCGCCGACTTCTTGCTCGTCTACATCGAGGAAGCCCACCCTTCCGACGGCTGGGCCAGCTCAGACGCAGCTTACGACATCCCCAAGCACCAGTGCCTTCAGGACCGGCTGCGGGCCGCCCGGCTCTTGCAGGAGGGCGCCCCGGGATGCTTGCTCGCGGTGGACACCATGGACAACGCGTCCAGTGCAGCCTACGGTGCCTACTCGGAGCGGCTCTATATCATCCAGGAGGCCCGAGTCATGTACCAGGGGGGACGAGGCCCCGAGGGCTACAAGATCTCAGAACTGAGGCACTGGCTGGACCAATACAAGGACCGCCTGCAGAGCCCGCAGGCCTCCGTGGTCTTACCTGTGTAA